The following coding sequences lie in one Candidatus Yanofskybacteria bacterium genomic window:
- a CDS encoding transketolase, with amino-acid sequence MIEENKIVELREKAKEARKLVIEMLAEAGSGHTAGSLGMADIFVAFYFNILKHDSKNLEWAERDRLFLSNGHICPIQYAVMAMAGYFPLEELKTLRKLGSRLQGHPDMGRLPGVESTSGPLGLGLGQAAGYALASKLDEKSGGDRIRIYCLTSDGEHDEGNTWESIMFAAKYKLDNLIVVIDRNGIQLSGKTEDIMPLESLSAKYQSFGWQVLECNGNDIEEFIEAIGEARSIKDRPTVIIANTVPGKGVLEIENDWKWHGKVPTEEEAKRFINQLE; translated from the coding sequence ATGATCGAAGAAAATAAAATTGTCGAATTGAGGGAGAAGGCTAAAGAAGCCAGGAAGCTAGTTATTGAGATGTTGGCCGAAGCGGGCTCGGGACATACTGCTGGCTCGCTAGGCATGGCTGATATTTTTGTGGCCTTTTATTTTAATATTCTAAAACACGATTCGAAGAACCTAGAGTGGGCCGAACGAGATCGACTATTTTTATCAAACGGCCATATATGCCCAATCCAATATGCAGTTATGGCCATGGCGGGATATTTTCCATTAGAGGAATTAAAAACTTTGCGTAAGTTAGGTTCAAGATTGCAGGGACATCCCGATATGGGGAGATTGCCTGGAGTTGAATCTACCTCTGGGCCTCTCGGCCTGGGCCTGGGTCAAGCCGCTGGCTACGCCTTAGCTTCCAAGCTTGATGAAAAGTCTGGTGGCGATCGGATCAGAATATATTGCCTAACATCAGACGGCGAGCACGATGAAGGTAATACGTGGGAGTCTATCATGTTCGCAGCAAAGTATAAGCTGGATAACCTAATAGTCGTGATAGACAGAAACGGGATTCAACTGAGCGGGAAAACTGAAGATATTATGCCTTTGGAATCTTTATCGGCCAAGTATCAGTCTTTTGGCTGGCAAGTCTTGGAATGCAATGGAAACGATATAGAGGAATTTATCGAAGCCATTGGAGAGGCTCGAAGTATAAAAGATAGACCAACTGTGATTATCGCTAACACCGTGCCGGGTAAGGGCGTGTTAGAGATAGAAAATGATTGGAAGTGGCATGGCAAAGTGCCAACCGAAGAAGAGGCCAAAAGATTTATTAACCAGCTAGAATAA
- a CDS encoding type I glyceraldehyde-3-phosphate dehydrogenase, which produces MAKIAINGFGRIGRHFLKLAIEKPELEIVAINDLGDLDYLAHLLKYDSAYGRYNKIVSTRVDGDRKYINVAGKDILFIQEKDATKLPWGTLEVDIVVEATGVFESYEKAAVHKQAGAKRVVLTAPAKDEDGPDAKTVLMGINEEDLKACTMSSNGSCTTNSVSPVMQILSEKLGVKKAFLNTVHAYTATQTLVDGPTKGTDLRRGRAAAVNIAPSTTGAAIAVTKVVTNLAGKFDGMSLRVPVVAGSISVITFVSAKPTTVEEINSFLKEAEIDVRWEGIFKTTTEQIVSADIIGESYAAVADLSLTKVVDGDLCTVFSWYDNEFGYTNTLIKHVLEVAKLI; this is translated from the coding sequence ATGGCGAAAATAGCAATAAACGGATTCGGTCGAATAGGACGACACTTTTTGAAACTGGCGATTGAAAAGCCAGAACTTGAGATTGTTGCGATCAATGATCTTGGTGATTTAGATTATCTAGCCCATCTGCTGAAATACGATTCAGCTTATGGTCGTTATAATAAAATAGTTTCGACTAGAGTAGATGGTGATAGGAAATATATAAACGTAGCCGGCAAGGACATCTTGTTTATCCAAGAGAAGGATGCGACCAAATTACCTTGGGGTACTCTTGAGGTGGATATTGTTGTCGAGGCGACAGGTGTTTTTGAGAGTTATGAAAAGGCTGCCGTACACAAGCAGGCTGGCGCCAAGAGAGTGGTCTTGACTGCTCCGGCCAAAGACGAAGACGGACCAGATGCCAAGACCGTACTGATGGGTATAAACGAAGAAGATCTAAAAGCATGTACGATGTCTTCAAATGGTTCCTGCACTACTAACTCTGTTTCTCCGGTGATGCAGATTCTCTCTGAGAAGTTGGGAGTTAAAAAAGCATTTCTAAATACTGTTCACGCCTACACTGCTACCCAAACTTTAGTCGATGGACCAACCAAGGGTACTGATCTAAGAAGGGGACGAGCGGCGGCAGTGAATATCGCCCCATCCACGACTGGTGCCGCTATCGCCGTGACTAAAGTGGTTACGAATCTAGCTGGCAAATTCGACGGTATGTCATTGCGTGTGCCGGTGGTCGCGGGTTCTATCTCTGTCATCACTTTTGTATCAGCAAAGCCAACAACCGTGGAGGAGATAAACAGTTTCCTGAAGGAAGCCGAAATCGATGTACGTTGGGAAGGCATATTTAAAACTACAACCGAGCAGATTGTCTCCGCTGATATTATCGGCGAGTCATACGCAGCCGTGGCTGATCTCTCATTGACGAAAGTTGTCGATGGCGACCTCTGCACTGTTTTCTCCTGGTACGATAACGAGTTTGGCTATACCAATACATTGATCAAACACGTTCTCGAAGTTGCTAAATTAATTTAA
- a CDS encoding ribonuclease HII: protein MQSPNENIERKYLKSGYGQVIGIDEVGMGCLAGPVVVCAVYFDKKFYATKLTSLLGVNDSKKLSAKKREEIVTELIGNKLFRYKVCSCQPKTIDKLNIHKASKLAMKRAVEAVAKDAFVQRRPLQVIALVDGPHRIPNLRIDQRAIIKGDQKVFVIACASIIAKVYRDKMMAKYAIKYPNYGFEIHKGYGTKQHYAQLASIGPCAIHRKSFRLI, encoded by the coding sequence ATGCAATCGCCGAATGAGAACATAGAGCGTAAATATTTAAAATCTGGCTATGGCCAGGTTATTGGCATCGACGAAGTTGGGATGGGTTGTTTAGCTGGACCAGTCGTGGTGTGTGCTGTGTATTTTGACAAGAAATTCTATGCTACGAAATTAACTAGCCTACTCGGCGTGAACGATTCAAAGAAATTGTCTGCGAAGAAGAGGGAAGAGATCGTAACAGAGTTGATCGGGAATAAGTTATTCAGGTACAAGGTATGCTCGTGTCAGCCGAAGACTATAGACAAGCTGAATATTCACAAAGCATCTAAATTGGCTATGAAAAGGGCGGTGGAGGCTGTTGCAAAGGACGCCTTTGTACAAAGGCGTCCTTTGCAAGTTATTGCCCTAGTTGATGGGCCACATAGAATTCCAAATTTACGTATAGACCAGCGGGCGATTATAAAAGGTGATCAAAAAGTTTTCGTCATCGCCTGTGCATCAATCATCGCCAAGGTCTATCGCGACAAGATGATGGCTAAATATGCCATAAAGTATCCCAACTATGGATTCGAGATCCACAAAGGATATGGCACCAAACAACACTATGCTCAGTTGGCGTCTATTGGCCCATGCGCTATCCATCGCAAATCTTTCAGGTTGATTTAG